One Desulfobulbus oligotrophicus DNA segment encodes these proteins:
- a CDS encoding glucose-1-phosphate adenylyltransferase family protein — protein sequence MYRPSTLAMILAGGRVDELGVLTHYRPKSAVPFGGFARVIDFPLSNLLQSGIERVAILSQYRSYSLINHIGTGAAWDMIGRNRGISILPPFKDYDNSYWYRGSADAVYQNLDFIQYHDPSVILILSGDHIYQMDYRKMIRYHNEQDADLTAAFIEVPPESASRFGVAEIADEGPVGGRVLSYEEKPTSPKGCWASLTVFCFRPEVLYKELEKNQQTDSYEFGRDIIPKMMEQHYKICGYKFNGYWGYTRTIDEYWQTSMDLLGPEPKIDLEAWGLRTNLCHRNIGDRQPVKIGPHGVLDNSMVYNGSIIEGTVRNSIIFPGVHVKAGAEVNDSIIFFDNIIHPGAKLHRMVSDVNTVFNRNVRVGAPNCEKPSRITVIGWNNNIPEDQQIGCGCRVDPRIAPEKWPKTKLEDGEELR from the coding sequence ATGTATAGACCTTCGACTTTGGCGATGATTCTGGCAGGCGGGCGTGTCGATGAATTGGGCGTGCTGACTCACTATCGTCCCAAATCCGCTGTACCCTTCGGCGGTTTTGCCCGCGTTATTGATTTTCCACTCTCCAATCTGCTCCAGTCCGGGATTGAGCGGGTTGCCATTCTCAGTCAGTATCGTTCGTACTCTCTGATCAACCATATTGGTACCGGGGCCGCCTGGGACATGATCGGCCGTAATCGCGGTATCTCCATCCTGCCGCCGTTTAAAGATTACGACAACTCATACTGGTACCGAGGCTCTGCCGACGCAGTCTACCAGAACCTTGACTTCATTCAGTATCACGATCCGTCGGTTATCCTGATTCTCTCCGGCGACCATATCTATCAGATGGATTATCGCAAGATGATCCGTTACCATAACGAACAGGATGCTGATCTCACCGCTGCTTTTATTGAAGTGCCGCCGGAGTCTGCCTCTCGTTTCGGTGTGGCCGAAATTGCCGATGAAGGGCCGGTCGGCGGCCGGGTGCTCTCCTATGAAGAGAAACCAACCTCACCTAAGGGCTGCTGGGCTTCGCTCACCGTGTTCTGTTTCCGGCCGGAGGTGCTGTATAAAGAACTGGAAAAAAACCAACAGACCGACTCGTACGAGTTCGGCCGCGATATCATCCCGAAGATGATGGAGCAGCACTATAAGATCTGTGGCTACAAGTTTAACGGGTACTGGGGGTACACCCGTACCATTGATGAGTACTGGCAGACCTCGATGGATCTGCTCGGTCCGGAACCAAAGATCGATCTTGAGGCCTGGGGCCTTCGTACCAACCTGTGTCATCGGAATATCGGCGATCGTCAACCGGTGAAGATCGGGCCTCATGGGGTGCTCGACAACTCCATGGTCTACAACGGCAGTATTATTGAAGGGACTGTGCGCAACTCGATTATCTTCCCCGGCGTCCATGTCAAGGCCGGGGCAGAGGTCAACGATTCGATCATTTTTTTCGATAACATCATCCATCCTGGAGCCAAGTTACATCGCATGGTCAGTGACGTGAACACTGTGTTCAACCGTAACGTCCGTGTCGGTGCACCAAACTGCGAAAAGCCGAGTCGGATCACGGTCATCGGTTGGAACAACAATATTCCCGAAGACCAGCAGATCGGCTGCGGTTGCCGGGTCGATCCGCGAATAGCACCGGAGAAGTGGCCGAAAACAAAACTCGAAGATGGGGAGGAGCTGAGATGA
- a CDS encoding DHH family phosphoesterase, whose protein sequence is MQKRLEKIADNNITRSASKNSAIARLNGFWSVFERSDTVLIAINADPDAIASAMALKRLLSYRVQSVTIGHPNEIRRLNNLTMVDRLKVPMERLHTLSAKDYSKKILLDSQPNHLACFERMTFDVVIDHHPVTTGWDAAFIDIRPEYGAVSSMMVEYLRAAGIKPSVALATALFYGIKVDTQNFQKHNMQIADGISFRYLFNIANLNLVRKFELTELRRSELRYFRTALNELKVSKRRAYVHLGKVSTPDILVIIADFFNRVEGFDWVIVSGVHVEKLVVIFRCDGYRKNAGKLAKTTFGRFGPAGGHREAARAETPIKNLGLRENQEFTTNTLIRLITQHVK, encoded by the coding sequence ATGCAGAAACGACTTGAAAAAATTGCCGACAACAATATTACGCGCAGTGCCAGTAAAAATTCGGCGATAGCTCGTCTCAACGGCTTCTGGTCTGTCTTTGAACGAAGTGATACGGTTTTGATAGCCATTAACGCCGATCCGGATGCCATTGCCTCTGCCATGGCACTCAAGCGTTTACTCAGCTATCGGGTGCAGAGTGTGACCATCGGTCACCCCAATGAAATCCGCCGCCTCAACAACCTGACCATGGTGGACCGGTTGAAGGTTCCCATGGAACGGCTCCACACCCTGTCCGCCAAGGACTACAGCAAAAAAATCCTGCTCGATTCCCAGCCCAATCATCTTGCCTGCTTTGAAAGGATGACATTTGATGTGGTGATCGATCATCACCCGGTGACCACCGGCTGGGATGCGGCCTTTATCGATATTCGGCCCGAGTACGGTGCTGTCTCTTCCATGATGGTGGAGTACCTCAGAGCAGCCGGTATTAAGCCTTCAGTCGCCCTGGCTACTGCCCTGTTTTACGGGATCAAGGTTGATACCCAGAATTTTCAGAAGCACAATATGCAGATAGCGGATGGCATCAGTTTTCGTTATCTGTTTAACATCGCCAACCTGAACCTGGTGCGCAAGTTCGAGCTGACCGAACTGCGTCGCTCCGAGCTCCGGTACTTTCGTACCGCACTCAATGAACTCAAGGTCAGCAAGCGGCGGGCCTATGTGCACCTCGGCAAGGTGAGCACACCTGATATCCTGGTGATTATCGCTGATTTTTTTAATCGGGTAGAGGGGTTTGACTGGGTCATTGTTTCCGGTGTTCATGTGGAGAAGCTGGTGGTCATTTTTCGCTGTGACGGCTACCGAAAAAATGCCGGTAAGCTTGCCAAGACCACTTTCGGCCGCTTTGGTCCCGCCGGCGGGCACCGGGAGGCAGCGCGGGCGGAAACACCCATCAAGAATCTGGGGTTGCGTGAAAATCAGGAGTTCACAACAAATACGCTTATACGTCTTATTACTCAGCACGTTAAATAG